The sequence below is a genomic window from Streptomyces sp. V1I1.
CCCTCGTCCAGGGCGCCCTGGTTGTTTCCCTCGCAGTGGCCGCACGTGTCCTGCACCGCCGCGCGCGCCACCCGCGTACCGCCATGTCCGGCTTCGGCGGGCCCGCCGTCGCGATGCTCGCCTGCGCCCTGGGCGGGGTGATGACCGGCGGAGTCGCCCAGCGTGTGGCCGACTGGCTGGACGGCCCCGGCACGCCTGGCATGGACGAGGAGGGCTCGATTCCCGGGCCTCCGGTGCTGCTTAGCTGGCAGGCCTCGGTCATCCCCGTGCTGCTGATCGTCCTGTTCGTCCCCGCCGTCGTCCTTGCCGTACGGACCTGGCTGAAGGCCCGCCGGCTCGCGGGCCCGGTCGAGGCGGACTACGACGACGGCCGCCCGGACGCCGTCCGCACCCGCCGGATAGCGGGCACCCGCGCCCGGGCCGCCCTCACCGACGCCGCCCCCTGGATCGTCGGCATCGTCTCCGGTGCCACCCTGCCCCTCGGCGCGGGCGCGGTCGCCGGCGCCTGGGCCAGCGGCGAAGTGCCCGGCAAGGCCTTCGGCCACAGCGACGGCTTCGTCGAGTCCGCAGCGGAGGCCGCACAGTCCATCGGCTCCTGGCTGATCGGCTTCGGCTTCATACTCTTCGTCACCTGGGGCCGCCGCGCCTACCGCGACGCCTCGGCCCGGCGCACCATCGGCATCCTCTGGGACGTCGGCACCTTCTGGCCGCGCGCGGCACACCCCTTCGCACCCCCTTGCTACGCGGAACGCGCCGTCCCCGACCTCACCTGGCGGATGTGCACCTGGACCGGACTCACCGGCGGACGGCTCGTCATCTCCGGCCATTCGCAAGGCAGCGTGCTGGCCGCGGCGGCCGTCTGGCAGCTGCCCGCCGCCACCCGTCGCCGGGTGGCGCTGCTGACGTACGGATCACCCCTGGAGCGGCTCTACGGCCGCTGGTTCCCCGCGTACTTCGGACCCGTCGCCCTGCGCGAGCTGCGCAGCGAAGTGAACTGCTGGCGCAATCTGTGGCGGCGCACCGACCCGATCGGCGGGCCGGTGCTGGTCCCTGCCGAGGGCGAACACCCCGCGGTGGACCGGGATGCACTCAAAGACCCGGTGGTGTACGGGCGTTCGGAGCGGCATCCGCTGCCGGAACCGATCCTCGGGCACTCCGAGTACCAGGCCGACAAGGCCTTCGACAGGGAACGCCGGGAGCTTCTCGACCGGCTCACCCCGGCGGTGCCCCGGCAGGTGCAGGCGGATGCCCAGGCCCAGGCCCAGGCCCAGGCCCAGGCCCCGGGCCAGGGTCAGGCTCAAGGCAGTTCGGGCAGATCCTCCGGGTAGAGCAGGGTCAAGTCGTCGGTGCTCGCCTCGGCGAGCTCGGCGACCCGGCCCGCGTGCCGCTCCACCATCGACTCGAAGGTCTGGCGGGCGGTGCGGCCGTTGCCGAAGGCGGGCCCCTTGGGCAGTGCGGTGAAGTACTTCAGCAGCGCCTCGCCGGTGCCCGTGCCCAGCCGGTACTCATGCTCCTCGGCCTGCTGCTCCACGATCCGCAGCAGTTCCTCGGGCACATAGTCGCTGAAGGTGATGGTCCGTGAAAAACGGGACGCCACACCGGGGTTGACGGACAGAAACCGCTCCATCTCCGCGGTGTACCCGGCGACGATCACCACGACGGCGTCGCGGTGGTCCTCCATCAGCTTCACCAGCGTGTCGATGGCCTCCTTGCCGAAGTCCCGCCCGGAGTCCTCGGGAGACAGGGCGTACGCCTCGTCGATGAAGAGCACTCCGCCGCGCGCCCGGTCGAACGCCTCCTGGGTGCGGATCGCGGTGGAGCCGATGTGCTCGCCGACCAGGTCCACCCGGGAGACCTCGACGAGATGGCCGCGCTCCAGCACCCCGAGCGAGGCCAGGATCTCGCCGTACAGCCGTGCCACGGTCGTCTTGCCGGTGCCGGGGGAGCCGGTGAAAACCAGGTGGCGGCGGGCGGAGGCGGCCTTCAGCCCCGCCTCCTGACGGCGCCTGCCGACCTCGATCATGTTGGTGAGTGTGCGGACCTCGCGCTTGACGCTGTCCAGGCCGACCAGCGCGTCCAGTTCGCCGAGGACCGCGCCCGATGTGCGTACGGGCTCGGCCGGCGCGGCCTCGGGGGCGCGCTGGTCGGGGATCGTGCTGAGCAGCCCCGGCGACTGGGTCGCGGTCAGCACGGCCGTCGTCTGCTCGGCCCCCGGCCGTACGCCGCTTTCGTCGCTGGTGCAGTCCTCGACGGCCGAGCCGTCGTCCTCCGCCAGCTCGTAACCGCCGCGCGCACAGCGCTCGGTGCGGCAGCGGCTCAGCGTTGTACGGCAGCCGTCCATCACATGGAAGCCGTAGCCCCCGCTGCCCGTGACCCGGCAGCCGCGGAAGGTGCCACGGCCCTCCGCCGACACATAGAAACCGGCTTCGGCGGGCGAGGTGACCGTGCAGCGTTCGATCACCGGATCGGCGCCCTTGGTGACGATCACGCCGGTCTGCGCGGCGTCGATGGTGCAGCCGTTGAGCGTGCCGCCGCTGCCGTGGTCGCGGAACCAGGCGCCGGTGGACGCCTCCCTGATCCGGCAGTCGTCGAGCTGCGCGGTCGCGCCGTCGCTCACCGACACCGCGGTGTTGCGGACCTGGGAGAGATCACTGTCGACGACATCGGCGCGTGAACCGCGGTCGAGTACGAAGATCGCGTCCGGGACGTCGTGCACGCGGCAGGAGTCGAGCACGACGGTCGCGCCGTCGCTGACCCAGACAGCCGGATAGTCGCCCGTACTGTCATGGATCTCGCACTGATTGGCGTCCACTCGCGTGCCCGGGTCCCAGACGGACAGGCCGTTGCGCCCGAAGCGGCGGACCGTCGACCGCGTGAGCGTGAGCACGGACCGGGAGCGCAGATCGATCGCGTTCTCCGGGATGTCGTGGATGTCGCAGTCGGAGAGCGTGAGTACGGCGTCCGTGTCGAGGGTTATGCCGTCGGCCGAAGTGCGGTGCACGGTGGAGTCGGTGAGATGGGCGCTCGCGCGGGAGGCGATCTGGACGCCGGTGCCCTTGATCTCGTACACCTCGCAGCCGATCGCATCGAGGCCACTGCCCTCGCCGGTGACGGTCAGGCCCGCGCCCGACGCGTGATGCACCCGGCAGCGCTCCAGCCTCGGATGCGCGCCGCCGCCCACGGAGACGCCGGACCGGCCGGCCGAGACCACCTCGCACTCCTCGAACACCCCGCCGGCGCCGTCCAGTACGCCGATGCCGACGCCCGCCGGGTTGTCGACGGTGCAGCGGCGGACGGTGGGGCGGGCCGCGCCGCGCACCTCGAGACCGGCAGCGGAACGGGTGACGATTCGCAGATCGATCAGCTCGGGAGTGCCGTCCTCGACCAGCAGCGCGGGCGCTGCCGCGTCCTGCCCCTCCACATGGAGGTCCTGGACGATGGCCGAAGCGCGCACGGTGAGCGGCACTCCGTCGGCGGGCGCGATGCGCACCGAGCCGACCGCGCCCTCGGAGCCGCGCAGGGTGACCGCCCGCTGGACGACGAGATTCTCGCGGTACGTCCCCGGCGCGACGGTGAGGATGTCACCGTCCCCTGCGGCCTCCAGGGCTGCGGCGAGTGAGGGGTACTCGCCCGTGCGGCGCCGCCACCGCGATGTGCCGGTGTGCGTCACCTGGACCGTGCCCTGTGCCATGGTGCTGCTCTGCCCCCACCTCGTGATCCTGCTCCGCCGCGTCTCTGAGGGGGACGCCCCCTGACCCCCGAGGGGGTTGCCCAACCGTAGCGCGCGCGACGAGCCGGAGTTGACGAGACGTGACCGGTCAGCTGCCTGCGCCCGTACGACCCCAGTCGGGGCCGGCCGCGGCCCATGCCCGGTCAAGGCGCGCGTATCTGCGCCGTACAAGTCGCGAGACGACCAGCCGTCTGGCGCATTCGACGAGTCCGGCGGCGGCGAACGCGGCGCCTGTCCCCGCCAGGACGGCGTGCACGCCGGCAGTCGCCGCGTCCATCGGGCGAGTGACGATCCGGCCGGTGCGGTCGGTCCAGATGGTGAACGTGTCGCCGGGCCGCACGGTCCGCAGCACGGTGGAGACCGTACCGGTGTGCCGACTGCCGTCCGCCGCCGTCCACTTCGCGACGATCGGCCGACGCCTCTCGTGGGCCGCGGAGGACTCGGGGTCGTACGCGGCGGGCTTGTGCGCCGGGGCCGGTTTCAGCACCGTCGCGGTGACCGCGTGACGCTGCTCGCCCTGCATGCGTACCGACTGGCGCAGCGACTCGTCGGTCAGGCTCCCGGTGATCCAGCCGACGGCCGGGGCCGCGGTGACGAGAAGCACGGCGGCGACGAGCGCCACCCACGCCTCCAAGAGATCGGTCGCACGGCGCAGGGGATTGCGGCGCCAGCGCCAGACTCCTGTGGCTGCTCGCACTGTCCTGCACCCCCTCCCGCGTCCGTCATAGCCCGGTACGGCACGGCATAAGCACGAGTGGCGCGAAGAGAGAGGAATGTCACCCGCCACTCACCCCGCCAACAGTCCAACGCGTCTGTCACCGCGGGGTGTTCCCGGGTTTGAGGGTTCCCGGGTCGTGGTGACCTATGCGAGGACGCTGACAGTGTCGCCGGCCCGGATGACGCCGGTCCGCTCCGGCACCAGGTACTGCCCGAAGACCACCTTGTCCCCGACGCGGCGGTGCCGGGCGAGGGTCCGCAGCGGCTCCTTGCCACGCTCGGCAGTGCGCTGGTCGGTGGTGGTGATGACGCAGCGGCCGCAGGGCCTGGCCACCCGGAAGGTGACTTCGCCCAGCGCGATCCGCTGCCAGTCGTCCTCGGCCCAGGGCGCCGCGCCGTCGACGACGACATTCGGCCGGAACCGGGTCATGGGCAGCGGCCCCTCGTCGGCGTGATCACCCTGTGCGATGAGGGAGTTGAGAGCGTCGAGTGAGGCGAGGGTGGTGACGAGCAGCGGATACCCGTCGCCGAGATGGACCGTCTCGCCGGGGAGCGCGTACTGAGGGTCAATGGGGCGCCGAGTGGCCGGGTCGTCGAGATGGACGAGCCGCACCTTGGCGCCCAGATAGTCGCTGAACCAGTCGTCCGCGGGCCCCTCGACAGGCACCGTCTCGACCTTGTCCCCGAAAAGTTGCACCGCGACAGTCCCGACTGGCTCGGGAACGGCGACGGTCAGCGGCTCGTGCCCGGGCGCGGTCAGCCGGATCCCGCCGTCCGGCATCGACTCGGCACGGGCCAACGCCAGCCGTGGCTGCTGGCGTTGGGTGACCACCTTGGCCGAGGGGTCGATCAGCGTCCACCGACGGTCCCCGGCGAGTCCCCACGGCTCTACAGCCGTCTCGCCGAGTGCGTACCCCGCCACCGATTTGACCGGGTGGACATGGATGGAGCGGATGGTTGGGTTGCGCATACAGCCATAGTGCCAGCCCCCACTGACATCCGGCCGGTCAGTACCCCCGGCCCTGGTACGGACGGTTGTACGGGTCGTCGTAGGGGGCGGGCGTGGGCGCGGGACGCGCGGCCGCAGGGCGCATCGCCTCGTAACCGGTGGGCACCGGACGCTGCTGCTGGGCCTGGGGCTGAGGGCCCGGGTACCCGCGCGGCACGGAGGTCTGCTGAGGGATGTACGGCGCGGGCGCGTGCTGCAGCGGCATGGGCTGCTGCATCTGCTGCGGGTAGCCGTACGAGCCGTAGGAGGGAGAGGACTGCGAGGGGCCTGCCGGGAGGGCGGGCAGGGCCGCGGGGAGCGCCGGCAGATAGCTGTTGCCGGTGTCGTACGCAGCAGGCACTCGGATCGGGGCGATCTGAGGTGTGCCCCGCTCCGCGACCAGGGAGTCGTAGATGGGGGTGTCGGGGAACGACGGAGCGGAGTAGTAACCGCCGCCGTAGGTGGCGCGGGGGGAGGTCATGGCACATAAGTTAAGCCCACGATGTGCTGGTTGGGGAGCCCGATAAGAGGGTTGTTTCAGTAGATGCGAGTGACCGTGGATCCCCAATGCGAGCGAACCCGGGAAAAACGGTCGCCGGGAAGCGCATAGATCGTGTAAATGGCAAGCTGAGAGCGGGTTACCCACGGGTCGGCCAGGGCGCCCCGGGCGCCCTGGGGATTAGGTTGGCGGCAGATGAATTTTCTGGGTCACCCCGACTCGCGATGGGGGCGAGCATGTCCATGCTAAAAGGAGCCAATACTCCGGTGCCGGCGCAACACGTTCGCGTCGAATTGGGATGGCGTACAGGTCCCGGTGCACCGGATGTCGACGCCTCGGCGCTCCTCCTCGCATCGGGAAAGGTCCGCTCCGACGCGGACTTCGTCTTCTACAACCAGCCGTCGCACGCCTCGGGAGCCGTACGCCACGAGGGGAAGCAGAGCGCGCCGGACAATGTGACGGATCTGCTGTCGGTCGACCTCGCGCGCGTGGAGCCCGCGATCGAGAAGATCGTGCTGGCCGCCTCGGCCGACGGCGGCAGCTTCGGGCAGGTGCCCGGCCTGTACATCAAGGTGCTTGACGCGGCGTCCGGCGCCGAGATCGCGCGGTACGACAGCCAGGACGCGACGGTCGAGACGGCCTTTGTGCTCGGCGAGCTGTACCGGCGGCAGGGTGCGTGGAAGTTCCGCGCGGTGGGGCAGGGCTACAGCACCGGACTCGAGGGCCTGGCGACGGACTTCGGCATCTCGGTCGACGAGCCCCAGCAGGCGGCCCCGGCTGCCGCTGCGACGGCTCCTGCCACGCCCGTCGCGCCCGCCCCCGTGAAGCCAGTGTCTCCGCCGCCGGCGCCTGCTCCTTCCGCTCCCGTACGTCTGAGCAAGGTGACGCTGACGAAGGAGACCCCGTCCGTCTCCCTGACCAAGCAGGGCGGCACCTCCGGCGCGATGCGCGTCAACCTCAGCTGGCAGGTGCGCAAGCAGTTCCAGGGCTGGGGCGCCAAACTCGGCCGCGCCGTCGCCATGCACGCGGACCTCGACCTCGACCTGTGCGCGCTCTACGAACTCGCCGACGGCCGCAAGGGAGTCGTCCAGGCCCTCGGCAACGCCTTCGGCTCGCTCCAGCAGCCCCCGTACATCCATCTCGACGGCGACGACCGCACGGGCGGGACCTCCGGCGAGAACCTCACCATCAATCTGGACCACAAGGACCGGCTCCGCCGCGTCGTCATCTTCGTGACCATCTACCAAGGTGCGCGCAGCTTCGCCGATCTGGACGCGACGGTCACCCTCCAGCCGCAGCACGGCGCCGCCATCGACTTCTCGCTCGGCGAGTGCACCGTACCGTCGACCGTCTGCGCGCTCGCACTGATCACCAACACCGGCTCGGATCTCGTCGTCCAGCGCGAGGCCCGCTTCCTGGTCCCGGAGCGCGGTGTGAGCCCGCAGCGGTCGATCGACTACGCGTACGGCTGGGGCATGAACTGGACGCCCGGCAGGAAGTGACGCTCGTTGGGCTGGTCACCGGTCCGGCGCGGCCTCGGGACGGGCGTACGTACGCCCCTTCCAGGCCGCGCCGCGCCCGCGGTGGTGCTGTACCGCCGAATCGACGGTCATCAGCAGATACAGCAGGGCGGTGAAGGGCAGCAGAGGCGCGAGCAGCAGCGGCTGCCGGTAGTAGCGCATCATCGGGAGATACGTCCCCGTCATCACCGCCCACGCGAGCCCCCCGGCCCAGCCGGCCGCCGCATTGTGCCCCCATACGCCGGCGCACAGCGTGACGGGCGGCGCGAGGTACACCAGCGCGAGCCCCACCACGGTCCCGGCCAGCAGCACGGGACTGTGCAGCAGTTGGGCGTACGCGCTGCGCGACACCATCCGCCACAGGTCCGCCAGCCGCGGATACGGCCGCACGCTGTCGACCCCGTCCGCCAGCCCCAGCCAGATCCGGCCGCCTGAGCGCTGCACGGCCCGTGCCAGCGACACATCGTCGATCACCGCCTGCCGGATCGACTCCGGAACGCCCGCCCGCTCGGCCGCCTCCGTGCGCAACAGGACGCAGCCGCCCGCCGCGGCCGCCGTCCGCGACCCCGGGCGGTTGACCCATCGGAAGGGGTAGAGCTGCGAGAAGAAGTAGACGAAGGCGGGCACGATCAGCCGCTCCCACTCGCTCGCGACGCGCAGCCGCGCCATCTGGGAGACGAGGTCCAGCCCGTTCGTGCGGGCCGCGGCCACCAACTCGCGCAGACTGTCCGGTTCGTGCGCGATATCGGCATCGGTGAGGAGCAGGTATTCGGGACTGTCGGCCCGGGCCAGGGCGATGCCGTGCCGGAGCGCCCAGAGCTTCCCCGTCCAGCCGGGCTCCGGCTCGCCGGGGGAGACCACACGCAGCGGCAGCCCGCCATGGCGCTCGGAGAGGGAGCGGGCCAGTTCCCCAGTGCCGTCCGTACTGCCGTCGTCGACCAGCACGATCTCCGCCCGGCCGGGATAGGCCTGCGCCAGCAGGGAAGGCAGGCTGAGCGGCAGCACCTCGGCCTCGTCCCTCGCGGGCACGACAACGGCGACATCCGGCCAGTGGCCGTGGGCCTCACGCCGGGGCAGTCGCTGGTCCGTACGCCAGAAGAAGCCCTGCCCGAGCAGCAGCCACCCCCATGCGGCCAGTGATCCCACGGCGATCCAGGCAACGACGCTCATTTGCCGCAGTCTGCCCCACTGCGCCAGTACCGCAAGGGCAGTCGACTATGGTGACCGGGTGAAGATCGCGCTCATGGACTCCGGAATCGGCCTGCTTGCAGCGGCCGCCGCGGTACGCAGGCTGCGGCCGGACGCGGATCTCGTCCTCTCCTCCGACCCCGACGGCATGCCTTGGGGCCCGCGTACGCCCGACGATGTCACCCGGCGTGCACTCGCCGCGGCCCGGGCGGCCGCCCTGCACCGCCCCGACGCGCTGATCGTTGCCTGCAACACCGCGTCGGTGCACGCCCTGCCCACTCTGCGCGCCGAGCTGGAGCCCGGGATCCCGGTGATCGGCACGGTCCCCGCGATCAAGCCGGCCTCGGCCGGCGGCGGCCCCGTCGCGATATGGGCCACGCCCGCCACCACGGGCAGCCCGTACCAGCGTGGTCTCATCCGGGATTTCGCCGACTCGGTCGCCGTCACCGAGGTGCCCTGCCCTGGGCTCGCGGACGCCGTGCAGTGGGCTGACGAGAGTGCCATCGACGCGGCGGTGGCAGCCGCGGCCGCCCTCACACCCAGTGATGTAAGGGCCATCGTCCTGGGCTGCACCCATTACGAGCTGGTCGCCGACCGGATCCGTTCCGCTGTCGGACACCCCGTGGCTCTGCACGGCTCGGCCGGGGCGGTCGCCGCGCAGGCACTACGCCGTATCGGCGAGCAGCCGGCCCCCGACGCCGCTCCGAGCAACCGGCTCACGGTGCTGCTCAGCGGCCGCGAGTCCACCCTCCCCGAGCAGGCGCTCGGCTACCTGGAAGGCGGCCTGCTGGAGGCAGTGAGCCCCGCGCACTGATCGTGATCGGGCCAGCTCAGCGCTCGGCCTAAGGCCGCTACCGGGGTCGCTCCGCACCTGTGATCCATACGGTCGAGACCATGCCCTGCCGCAGGAATCTGAGTACCCTGCTTGCCATGAGGGACCACTTCCGCGAATCGGGGCACCCCACAGCGCCCCCGCCCGCGATCTGGACCGGCCGGGCGACCAACCGCATTCAGTGGCTGTTCGCCGCGGCGGGTGCCGCCTGCATGGCGCTCGGCATCGAGCTGGCCGTCGACTACGCATGGACCACGGACATCGTCCCACTGCTGATGTCCGTGATCGGCTGCGTCGCGGCGGGCCTGATGATCCTCTACGGGACCCTCGCCTTCGTCCATGTGGCGGTCAAGGTCGACAGCGATGCCGTCGAGGTGCGCTGCGGCCACATCGGCCTGCCACGTCGGCGGATCCCGCTCTCCCACGTGGTGGACGCGGAGTTCGTAGCGAAGGTCACCCCTTGTCAGTGGGGCGGCTGGGGGTACCGCTGGCGCCCGGAGATGGGCACGGCCGTGGTCGTACGCCGCGGCGAGGGCCTGGTCGTCACGTTGGGCGACGGCAGGGTCTTCACGGTGACCGTGGACGACGCGGAAGCGGCTGTGCGGGCGATCCGCGACCGCCTCCACCTGACGGGTACGACCAAGCCCGCGGGGGCGTAGCGCTCGTAGCCGTCGGCCTCTGAGGCCCGGCTGAACCGTGCACTTGAAGACTGGTGGCCGCTATACCGCGTGACTGTCCGCCTCCGTCTGGCGCGCCACCCGAGTACCCGCCCCCACCGCGCCCTCGGCCGCCACGCGCGCCGTCGCCAGGCCCGCGAGGAGCCCAGCGCCCGCCGTCACCGGGGCGAAGCTCAGCGCATTGCCGACGCTCGCCAGGACTGCCAGCGCCGTGAGCGCGGCGCCCGCGCTCAGTACCACCGGCGTGGACCGGGGCGAGCGCAGTAAGCCGTACAGCATCCAGCCGAACGCCGCCCCCAGCAGCGCCACCCCCACCACACCCTGCTCGGCCGCCTGCTGCAGCGAGGCGGAGTGCGGTTTGCCGTCGGAGCCCAGCGACTGCTGAGCCGTGCTGCTCAGCTTGCCGAAGCGGTCGGGGCCCACGCCCCGTATCGGATCCTCCTGGGCGAGCGCGATCGCGTCCCGCCACAACGCCACCCGGTTCTGGGTCAGCTGGCCCTCCAGCGAGACGGTCAGCCCGTCCGGCAGGGCGTCTTCGGCCACGCCCCAGGACGTGGCGACGACCAGGCCGGCGGCGAGGGCCATACCTGCGATCGCCACCGTCCGCCGGCGCATCCGAACGGCCGCGAGCGAGCAGAGCAGTACGCCGAGCGCGGCAGCGAACCCGACCATGGATCCGAGTGCGAGCGCGGTGCAGGCGACGGCGAGAGCGAGCACCCGCAGCCCAAGGCGCAGCACGGGCGGACGGGCCGCGGAGGCGGCGCAGCAGGCCGCGCCCGCGGCGAGGACCAGCAGCGCGGCGGCCGCGCCCGTATGCCCGGGTTGGGTGGCCGCTCCGACGTTCGCGCCGGGCACTCCCTGCCGCGAGGCGATTGCCAGGCCCAGGGCCGCGAGTGCCGCGGCCGACGCGGCGGCAACGGGCAGGAGCGTGCCGCAGATGCGGCCGCAGGCGTACCCCGCGGCGACGGCGAACACGGCGAGCAGCACACCCTCGGGCCGGGCCTCTCGTCCCGCCGCGCTGATCAGCGACCAGACGGCGCACCCGCTCAGGACGACGACGCCGGCGACATCGCTCGCGCCGCCGCGCTCCCGCGCCGCGGACCGGCTGTCCGGTGCAGCCATCCCGTCGACCCCCCGACCTGTGACGGGCCCTGCCGCAGCAGCCGAACAGGGTCGGGTGGCAGGGACTGGCGCACACGGTAACGGCAGAGACAGGGGTTTGTGGATGGGTTGCGCAGGAACGTTGCGGCAGCCGAGGCTTCGGCAGTCCGGCGCCCGCCCCGGTCCGCACTGCCGACAGAGCGCGGACCGGACTGCCGGGAGCACAGCCTGCCGCCGTAGACTCCGCCAGGTGAGCGCCACCATCACCACCGTCGACACCCCTCAGCCCGCCACCGCCGGCCGACCGTTGCTGCGCCGGTTCGTACGGCCGGGTGCCGCCGCGCTTTCGGGGGCCTTGCTCTTCGTGAGCTTCCCGCCGCGGCCCCTGTGGTGGCTGGTGCTGCCCGCCTTCGCGCTGCTCGGCTGGACGCTGTACGGACGTCGGCCGCTGCCCGCTCTCGGTCTCGGGTACCTCACCGGCCTCGGCTTTCTGCTGCCGCTCCTCATGTGGACGGGCGAGGAGGTTGGCCCGGTGCCGTGGGTGGCACTGGCCGCGGTGGAAGCGGTGTTCGTCGCGCTCGCCTGCCTGGGCATCGCCGCGGTCTCCCGGCTGCCGGTGTGGCCGGTGTGGGCGGCCGCCGTGTGGATCGTG
It includes:
- a CDS encoding right-handed parallel beta-helix repeat-containing protein, translating into MAQGTVQVTHTGTSRWRRRTGEYPSLAAALEAAGDGDILTVAPGTYRENLVVQRAVTLRGSEGAVGSVRIAPADGVPLTVRASAIVQDLHVEGQDAAAPALLVEDGTPELIDLRIVTRSAAGLEVRGAARPTVRRCTVDNPAGVGIGVLDGAGGVFEECEVVSAGRSGVSVGGGAHPRLERCRVHHASGAGLTVTGEGSGLDAIGCEVYEIKGTGVQIASRASAHLTDSTVHRTSADGITLDTDAVLTLSDCDIHDIPENAIDLRSRSVLTLTRSTVRRFGRNGLSVWDPGTRVDANQCEIHDSTGDYPAVWVSDGATVVLDSCRVHDVPDAIFVLDRGSRADVVDSDLSQVRNTAVSVSDGATAQLDDCRIREASTGAWFRDHGSGGTLNGCTIDAAQTGVIVTKGADPVIERCTVTSPAEAGFYVSAEGRGTFRGCRVTGSGGYGFHVMDGCRTTLSRCRTERCARGGYELAEDDGSAVEDCTSDESGVRPGAEQTTAVLTATQSPGLLSTIPDQRAPEAAPAEPVRTSGAVLGELDALVGLDSVKREVRTLTNMIEVGRRRQEAGLKAASARRHLVFTGSPGTGKTTVARLYGEILASLGVLERGHLVEVSRVDLVGEHIGSTAIRTQEAFDRARGGVLFIDEAYALSPEDSGRDFGKEAIDTLVKLMEDHRDAVVVIVAGYTAEMERFLSVNPGVASRFSRTITFSDYVPEELLRIVEQQAEEHEYRLGTGTGEALLKYFTALPKGPAFGNGRTARQTFESMVERHAGRVAELAEASTDDLTLLYPEDLPELP
- a CDS encoding MOSC domain-containing protein, translating into MRNPTIRSIHVHPVKSVAGYALGETAVEPWGLAGDRRWTLIDPSAKVVTQRQQPRLALARAESMPDGGIRLTAPGHEPLTVAVPEPVGTVAVQLFGDKVETVPVEGPADDWFSDYLGAKVRLVHLDDPATRRPIDPQYALPGETVHLGDGYPLLVTTLASLDALNSLIAQGDHADEGPLPMTRFRPNVVVDGAAPWAEDDWQRIALGEVTFRVARPCGRCVITTTDQRTAERGKEPLRTLARHRRVGDKVVFGQYLVPERTGVIRAGDTVSVLA
- a CDS encoding DUF6643 family protein; the encoded protein is MTSPRATYGGGYYSAPSFPDTPIYDSLVAERGTPQIAPIRVPAAYDTGNSYLPALPAALPALPAGPSQSSPSYGSYGYPQQMQQPMPLQHAPAPYIPQQTSVPRGYPGPQPQAQQQRPVPTGYEAMRPAAARPAPTPAPYDDPYNRPYQGRGY
- a CDS encoding TerD family protein translates to MGASMSMLKGANTPVPAQHVRVELGWRTGPGAPDVDASALLLASGKVRSDADFVFYNQPSHASGAVRHEGKQSAPDNVTDLLSVDLARVEPAIEKIVLAASADGGSFGQVPGLYIKVLDAASGAEIARYDSQDATVETAFVLGELYRRQGAWKFRAVGQGYSTGLEGLATDFGISVDEPQQAAPAAAATAPATPVAPAPVKPVSPPPAPAPSAPVRLSKVTLTKETPSVSLTKQGGTSGAMRVNLSWQVRKQFQGWGAKLGRAVAMHADLDLDLCALYELADGRKGVVQALGNAFGSLQQPPYIHLDGDDRTGGTSGENLTINLDHKDRLRRVVIFVTIYQGARSFADLDATVTLQPQHGAAIDFSLGECTVPSTVCALALITNTGSDLVVQREARFLVPERGVSPQRSIDYAYGWGMNWTPGRK
- a CDS encoding glycosyltransferase; translated protein: MSVVAWIAVGSLAAWGWLLLGQGFFWRTDQRLPRREAHGHWPDVAVVVPARDEAEVLPLSLPSLLAQAYPGRAEIVLVDDGSTDGTGELARSLSERHGGLPLRVVSPGEPEPGWTGKLWALRHGIALARADSPEYLLLTDADIAHEPDSLRELVAAARTNGLDLVSQMARLRVASEWERLIVPAFVYFFSQLYPFRWVNRPGSRTAAAAGGCVLLRTEAAERAGVPESIRQAVIDDVSLARAVQRSGGRIWLGLADGVDSVRPYPRLADLWRMVSRSAYAQLLHSPVLLAGTVVGLALVYLAPPVTLCAGVWGHNAAAGWAGGLAWAVMTGTYLPMMRYYRQPLLLAPLLPFTALLYLLMTVDSAVQHHRGRGAAWKGRTYARPEAAPDR
- a CDS encoding glutamate racemase, with amino-acid sequence MKIALMDSGIGLLAAAAAVRRLRPDADLVLSSDPDGMPWGPRTPDDVTRRALAAARAAALHRPDALIVACNTASVHALPTLRAELEPGIPVIGTVPAIKPASAGGGPVAIWATPATTGSPYQRGLIRDFADSVAVTEVPCPGLADAVQWADESAIDAAVAAAAALTPSDVRAIVLGCTHYELVADRIRSAVGHPVALHGSAGAVAAQALRRIGEQPAPDAAPSNRLTVLLSGRESTLPEQALGYLEGGLLEAVSPAH
- a CDS encoding O-antigen ligase, whose translation is MAAPDSRSAARERGGASDVAGVVVLSGCAVWSLISAAGREARPEGVLLAVFAVAAGYACGRICGTLLPVAAASAAALAALGLAIASRQGVPGANVGAATQPGHTGAAAALLVLAAGAACCAASAARPPVLRLGLRVLALAVACTALALGSMVGFAAALGVLLCSLAAVRMRRRTVAIAGMALAAGLVVATSWGVAEDALPDGLTVSLEGQLTQNRVALWRDAIALAQEDPIRGVGPDRFGKLSSTAQQSLGSDGKPHSASLQQAAEQGVVGVALLGAAFGWMLYGLLRSPRSTPVVLSAGAALTALAVLASVGNALSFAPVTAGAGLLAGLATARVAAEGAVGAGTRVARQTEADSHAV